Proteins encoded together in one Desulfosporosinus meridiei DSM 13257 window:
- a CDS encoding tetratricopeptide repeat protein, with product MALPIASNNKQQRPSLQNSYLWNFLQARWHHRLGKTDDAIQKWVDLLNRESSKPRLKEVGYLIEIQALQEAREYLEQLVINSDEELAEINYLLAKCYIGQALLPQAKEKIEQAIKVKPQIAKYWDLLADCNLELGDWRDAIKALDNSMRAAPQNAETNYRLGMIYAFHEEYHEALRCFQGCCQLRPREFLYWEMKAEMHLLLEQLKDACGSYEKALRYGGTPDLAARLAYCYIQDGEIKKGIQYYKYTLKYEPDHYDSLSNLAAVYQNLGRSQEALVLLERAKNIYPKDPILLNNLAFTLVHQGRTRKAAEYYREALELTPDHPLILYNLSVCLTRKGNWQESIELINKLLKIDPNHSAGWALLGNIYDQIDQSDVAIDCFNKALKLA from the coding sequence ATGGCTCTACCTATAGCCTCTAATAACAAGCAACAAAGGCCCTCTCTTCAAAATTCATATTTGTGGAATTTTCTCCAAGCGAGATGGCATCATCGCTTAGGGAAAACTGATGATGCAATTCAGAAGTGGGTGGATCTATTAAATCGAGAATCTTCTAAACCACGGTTAAAAGAAGTAGGTTATTTAATTGAGATCCAAGCACTACAAGAGGCTAGAGAATACTTAGAACAACTGGTAATTAACTCTGATGAAGAATTAGCAGAAATTAATTATCTTCTCGCAAAGTGCTATATCGGACAAGCTTTACTGCCCCAGGCCAAAGAAAAGATTGAGCAAGCAATTAAGGTAAAACCGCAGATTGCTAAGTATTGGGATTTGCTTGCTGATTGTAATCTAGAGCTGGGAGATTGGCGCGATGCCATTAAAGCCCTGGATAATTCAATGAGGGCCGCCCCTCAAAACGCAGAAACAAATTATCGATTAGGAATGATTTATGCTTTTCATGAAGAGTATCATGAAGCTTTAAGATGCTTTCAAGGGTGTTGTCAACTTCGCCCCCGAGAATTCTTGTATTGGGAAATGAAGGCTGAAATGCATTTGCTTTTAGAACAACTGAAAGATGCCTGCGGTAGTTACGAGAAGGCACTTCGCTATGGAGGGACCCCTGATTTAGCCGCAAGATTAGCCTATTGTTACATTCAAGATGGTGAGATCAAAAAAGGGATTCAGTACTATAAATATACTTTGAAATATGAACCGGATCATTATGACAGTTTAAGTAATTTAGCAGCTGTTTATCAAAATCTTGGACGTTCCCAAGAAGCATTAGTATTGTTGGAGCGGGCTAAAAATATTTACCCGAAGGATCCGATTTTGCTTAATAATCTTGCTTTTACATTGGTTCATCAGGGTCGTACTCGGAAAGCTGCTGAGTATTATCGAGAGGCATTAGAGCTGACACCTGACCATCCTTTGATTCTCTACAATTTAAGTGTTTGCCTTACTCGAAAAGGAAATTGGCAAGAAAGTATTGAACTGATCAATAAATTACTAAAAATTGATCCTAACCATTCCGCGGGTTGGGCCCTGCTGGGTAATATTTATGACCAAATTGATCAGTCCGATGTTGCAATTGATTGCTTTAATAAGGCTTTAAAACTTGCCTAA
- a CDS encoding class I SAM-dependent rRNA methyltransferase, protein MSVPKAYLKKNRKRRLEHGHPWVFPGEIEKIEGDPKGGDVVHIVNHVGHFLAKGFYNPRSQLIIRVVSYSVEQEIDQEMFHHKIEQAWKRRQWLVPEAKSCRVVHGEADFLPGLIIDKYDDILVVQILSLGIEIRRQWVYDALTKIFKPRGIYERSDVPVRKLEGLELREGFVNEPFDTKATVIENGIKISVDVAEGQKTGYFFDQRENRAALKPLIKGWGVKNGIELNEEGLPVDQNGKVIKNPFWDGAEVLDCFSHTGSFMLHSCLYGAKKVTCVDISDKAIEMARGNALLNGFLHRTEFIAANAFDYLREQVNAKRKWDIVILDPPAFAKNRQSIEGAVRGYKEINLQGMKLVRNQGILITASCSYHLSSARFFTMLQEAAADAHKVLRLVEFKRAGLDHPVLLGSEETDYLKFAIFEVFNR, encoded by the coding sequence TTGTCGGTTCCGAAGGCTTATCTTAAAAAAAATCGCAAAAGGCGGCTTGAACATGGTCATCCTTGGGTTTTCCCTGGTGAAATTGAAAAGATAGAAGGGGATCCAAAAGGTGGGGATGTTGTACATATTGTAAATCATGTAGGACATTTTTTGGCAAAGGGGTTCTATAATCCACGATCACAACTTATTATTCGAGTTGTTAGTTACTCGGTGGAGCAAGAAATAGATCAGGAAATGTTTCATCATAAGATTGAGCAAGCATGGAAGCGGCGACAGTGGTTGGTTCCGGAAGCAAAATCATGTAGAGTTGTTCATGGCGAAGCTGATTTTTTGCCTGGGTTAATTATTGATAAATATGATGATATTCTGGTAGTACAAATACTTTCCTTAGGGATAGAGATCCGGCGGCAATGGGTCTATGACGCCTTAACGAAGATCTTTAAGCCACGCGGAATTTATGAACGAAGTGATGTCCCAGTTAGGAAACTCGAGGGTCTTGAATTACGGGAAGGTTTTGTTAATGAGCCGTTTGATACTAAGGCAACAGTTATAGAAAATGGAATAAAGATTTCAGTAGATGTCGCCGAAGGACAAAAAACTGGATATTTCTTCGATCAGAGGGAAAATAGAGCGGCTTTAAAACCTCTGATTAAGGGATGGGGAGTTAAAAACGGTATAGAACTTAACGAAGAAGGTCTTCCGGTAGATCAGAATGGGAAAGTAATCAAAAATCCCTTTTGGGATGGTGCTGAGGTATTAGATTGTTTTTCTCATACCGGCTCATTTATGTTACATTCCTGTCTCTATGGAGCAAAAAAAGTGACCTGTGTGGATATTTCGGACAAGGCCATTGAAATGGCAAGAGGGAATGCTTTACTTAACGGATTCTTACATCGAACGGAATTCATTGCTGCCAATGCCTTTGATTATTTACGAGAACAGGTAAATGCGAAAAGAAAATGGGATATTGTAATCTTAGACCCACCTGCTTTTGCCAAAAACCGTCAATCAATTGAAGGGGCAGTACGAGGATATAAAGAAATAAATCTCCAAGGAATGAAATTAGTACGAAACCAAGGGATTTTGATAACAGCATCCTGTTCATATCATTTGAGTTCGGCTAGATTTTTTACTATGCTCCAAGAGGCTGCAGCAGATGCCCATAAAGTTTTACGACTTGTAGAATTCAAACGTGCGGGTTTAGATCATCCAGTATTACTGGGCAGCGAAGAAACAGATTATCTAAAATTTGCAATCTTTGAGGTGTTTAACCGATAA
- a CDS encoding putative polysaccharide biosynthesis protein, with product MARRTFVYGAAILLGANIINRLLGFAYQYLIMTNIGGEAYGLFNMVFPIYMLALVITTAGIPLAIAKMISEEVSLGHLSNAQSILRLSLMLLSFSGAIVSIILYFLSPYLATRIFSDPRVINAFLICTPAIFVVSISSVFRGYFQGLQNMVPTAVSQIFEQIIRVAIGYTASLRLLQNSVEWAAAGLALGMLAGELVGLLSIVFQYQRSKSKVSQDNSSSTYSSRQILKSLWKLAYPVTLGRLLATGLSSLDAIIIPLRLQAAGYSAREAVTLFGQLGGSAFTLLTFPSVFTFALATSLVPAISEAATRRQLNVVRARSAEAIRLTILIGIPCLIILFYFSHPLTSFFKSSEIAPILQILALGGICSYIQQTTTGILQGLGKVQLPVIHSIVAAIIRIPALIYLTGLPQWGLRGTAWTYVLGYFIMAVLNLLAISRYTGMPLDLQRFVLQPIFAGVGMLLVFQFLDPFFRGNLIGYPLEFLVGIVVYGIILLFNGGVSFNDLRRLPWIGKYLPL from the coding sequence ATGGCGAGAAGGACTTTTGTCTACGGAGCTGCTATTCTTTTAGGAGCCAACATAATTAACCGCCTGTTGGGCTTCGCTTACCAATATTTGATAATGACTAATATTGGTGGGGAAGCCTATGGTTTATTTAATATGGTTTTTCCTATTTACATGCTTGCTCTTGTTATTACTACTGCAGGTATTCCTTTAGCAATTGCCAAAATGATTTCTGAGGAAGTATCCCTCGGTCATCTCTCCAACGCTCAATCCATTTTACGATTATCACTTATGCTGCTTAGTTTTTCTGGGGCTATTGTTTCAATTATTCTTTATTTCCTTTCTCCTTATCTTGCTACAAGAATATTTTCTGATCCAAGAGTAATTAATGCTTTTCTCATCTGTACTCCCGCGATTTTTGTTGTCTCTATTTCATCAGTCTTTCGGGGCTACTTTCAAGGCTTACAGAACATGGTTCCAACAGCTGTGAGCCAGATTTTCGAGCAAATTATTCGCGTAGCTATTGGTTATACAGCGTCACTGCGACTATTACAAAATAGTGTTGAGTGGGCAGCAGCAGGCTTAGCATTAGGGATGCTTGCCGGCGAATTAGTCGGATTGCTTTCAATTGTTTTTCAATATCAACGATCTAAATCAAAAGTTTCGCAGGATAATTCATCGTCAACCTATTCATCTCGCCAAATATTAAAAAGCCTCTGGAAATTAGCTTACCCAGTAACCCTTGGTCGATTGCTTGCTACAGGCTTATCTTCCCTAGACGCGATTATTATTCCTCTCAGACTTCAAGCAGCCGGATATTCTGCCCGTGAAGCAGTAACCTTATTCGGTCAGCTTGGTGGATCAGCCTTTACATTATTGACCTTTCCGAGTGTTTTTACCTTTGCCTTGGCAACCTCACTAGTACCGGCCATCTCAGAAGCAGCAACAAGACGCCAGCTCAATGTTGTGCGCGCCCGCAGCGCCGAAGCTATTCGCTTGACAATCCTTATTGGCATCCCTTGTCTAATTATCCTGTTTTATTTTTCACATCCCCTTACTTCGTTTTTTAAAAGTTCAGAGATAGCGCCAATTCTACAGATCTTAGCCTTAGGTGGTATATGCTCCTATATACAACAAACCACAACGGGAATTCTCCAAGGATTAGGAAAGGTTCAGCTCCCTGTCATCCATTCCATCGTTGCAGCGATTATTCGCATCCCGGCATTAATCTACCTTACTGGTCTTCCCCAATGGGGCTTGCGCGGGACGGCTTGGACTTATGTACTTGGTTACTTTATTATGGCCGTTCTTAATCTTTTGGCTATTTCAAGATATACGGGCATGCCTTTAGACCTTCAACGTTTTGTTCTCCAACCGATTTTTGCAGGAGTAGGAATGCTCCTTGTATTTCAATTCTTAGATCCATTTTTCAGGGGGAATCTAATAGGATATCCTTTGGAATTTTTGGTTGGAATAGTGGTCTATGGTATAATTTTGCTCTTTAATGGCGGAGTTTCCTTTAACGATCTAAGGCGACTTCCCTGGATAGGGAAATATCTACCTCTCTAG
- the surE gene encoding 5'/3'-nucleotidase SurE, whose translation MHILLTNDDGYHADGIQSLYRKLRAHTEHEISIVAPEGQRSATGHSITLFHPLFITEYDLESNEKGYAISGTPSDCVKLAIQGGIIPKPDLLISGINQGSNLGTDIFYSGTVSAAMEGVILGVPSFAVSVASFEFVDFEPSAIYIAQHLDSLIQSNGAGLMNINFPGKPSSEWQGLKVTRLGKTVYDNVFERRIDPRGRAYYWQCGERIRDLEEDTDLRAIQDNYISITPMHSDLTDFKSLESWEKLFAH comes from the coding sequence ATGCATATATTACTGACTAATGATGATGGATATCATGCGGATGGTATTCAATCATTGTATCGCAAACTACGCGCCCATACTGAGCATGAAATCTCTATCGTTGCTCCTGAAGGTCAGCGTTCGGCTACAGGACACTCCATAACCTTGTTTCATCCCTTATTTATAACGGAATACGATCTTGAGAGTAATGAAAAAGGGTATGCAATTAGTGGAACACCTTCTGATTGTGTTAAGCTTGCTATTCAGGGTGGGATTATTCCTAAGCCAGATCTGTTGATCTCAGGTATCAACCAAGGATCAAATTTAGGCACGGATATCTTTTATTCTGGAACAGTATCGGCAGCTATGGAAGGGGTAATTTTGGGAGTTCCATCATTTGCAGTTTCTGTAGCAAGCTTTGAGTTCGTAGATTTTGAACCATCTGCTATCTATATCGCCCAACACTTAGATTCCCTAATTCAGAGTAATGGGGCAGGTTTAATGAATATAAATTTTCCCGGTAAACCCTCGTCTGAGTGGCAGGGCTTAAAAGTAACCAGGCTGGGAAAAACTGTCTATGATAATGTCTTTGAACGCAGGATCGATCCTCGAGGAAGAGCTTATTATTGGCAGTGTGGGGAAAGAATAAGAGATCTTGAAGAGGATACTGATCTAAGAGCTATTCAAGATAACTATATTTCTATCACCCCAATGCATAGCGATTTGACAGATTTTAAGAGTCTTGAGTCTTGGGAAAAATTATTTGCCCATTAA
- a CDS encoding Fur family transcriptional regulator has product MEEVKTFESICNLLRNRSYKLTPQRQTILQTFLEHVDRHLSAEEVYMLVKTQNPEIGLATVYRTLDILAEIGILLKNDFGDGRSRYEFSRKDEHHHHHHLICLGCGNVSEFDDDLLESLEAVIIKRNQFKILDHDLKFYGYCNECGEGH; this is encoded by the coding sequence ATGGAGGAAGTAAAAACTTTCGAAAGCATTTGCAATTTGTTACGCAACCGCTCCTATAAGTTAACCCCTCAGCGTCAAACAATTTTACAGACATTTCTAGAACACGTTGATAGACATTTGAGTGCTGAAGAGGTATACATGTTAGTAAAAACCCAAAATCCTGAGATTGGACTAGCAACTGTTTATCGCACCTTAGACATATTAGCGGAAATAGGAATTCTGCTGAAAAATGATTTCGGCGATGGGCGAAGTAGGTATGAGTTTAGCCGGAAAGATGAACATCATCATCACCACCATCTGATTTGCTTGGGTTGTGGAAATGTATCGGAATTCGATGATGATTTATTGGAGTCACTGGAAGCTGTGATTATTAAGCGTAACCAATTTAAGATCTTGGACCATGATTTAAAGTTTTATGGATATTGTAATGAATGTGGAGAGGGGCATTAA
- the folE gene encoding GTP cyclohydrolase I FolE encodes MGMDLDKIEQAVQMILEAIGEDPDREGLKDTPKRVARMYAEVFSGLHEDPSYHLNVQFSEEHEEMVIVKDIPVYSMCEHHLVPFYGKAHVAYIPRKGKITGLSKFARVVEGFARRPQLQERLTSDIADAIVAKLSPLGVLVVIEAEHMCMTMRGVKKAGSQTLTSAVRGIFKTNPITRSEAFSLIQGHRC; translated from the coding sequence ATGGGGATGGATTTAGATAAGATTGAGCAAGCTGTTCAAATGATCCTAGAAGCCATAGGAGAAGATCCTGATCGGGAAGGGCTTAAGGATACACCGAAGCGTGTAGCGAGAATGTATGCAGAAGTTTTTAGTGGATTACATGAAGATCCAAGTTACCATTTAAATGTGCAGTTTTCTGAAGAACATGAAGAGATGGTAATTGTCAAGGATATACCTGTTTATTCAATGTGTGAACATCATTTAGTACCATTCTATGGCAAGGCTCATGTAGCTTATATCCCGAGAAAAGGAAAAATTACAGGATTGTCAAAGTTCGCCCGGGTGGTTGAAGGATTTGCCCGCAGGCCGCAATTGCAAGAGCGATTGACTTCAGACATTGCAGACGCAATTGTGGCTAAACTCTCTCCACTAGGTGTTTTAGTAGTCATTGAGGCTGAACATATGTGTATGACTATGAGAGGAGTAAAGAAAGCAGGATCGCAAACCTTAACCTCTGCTGTGCGAGGAATATTTAAGACAAACCCGATCACGAGATCAGAAGCATTTTCATTAATTCAGGGACACAGATGCTAA
- a CDS encoding 7-carboxy-7-deazaguanine synthase QueE, whose product MIMLPVTEVFSSIQGEGPYVGVRQIFLRLPGCNLRCPYCDTVTQTLQEFRLERDPGSGKFSVFKNPISVNTLSQLLQNYNFSLHHSISVTGGEPLLWASELRELLPFLKEKGIKIYLETNGTLPEQLLQVMPWVDIISMDIKLPSNDDNLWDIHKSFLRLSLQKEVFVKIVVQEDTKLVDLEYARDLIAEVDPLIQTILQPVTATRGIVTPKPYQLLSWQSFFLQKLRNVRVIPQTHVFMGQL is encoded by the coding sequence ATGATAATGTTGCCAGTAACCGAGGTGTTCTCTTCAATACAAGGGGAGGGCCCTTATGTCGGAGTTAGACAAATTTTTCTTCGCTTGCCGGGCTGTAACCTAAGGTGTCCTTACTGTGATACAGTAACCCAAACCCTCCAAGAATTTCGTCTGGAAAGAGACCCGGGCTCGGGGAAGTTTAGTGTTTTTAAAAATCCAATTTCCGTTAATACGCTATCACAGTTGCTTCAGAATTATAATTTTTCTCTTCATCATTCCATCAGTGTAACGGGTGGTGAGCCTCTTTTGTGGGCTAGTGAATTGCGTGAGTTATTACCTTTTTTAAAAGAGAAAGGTATCAAGATATACCTTGAAACCAACGGGACTTTGCCTGAGCAACTCCTACAAGTTATGCCTTGGGTTGATATAATAAGTATGGATATCAAGCTGCCATCTAATGATGATAATTTATGGGATATTCATAAATCCTTTTTACGCTTAAGTCTTCAAAAAGAGGTCTTTGTTAAAATCGTTGTTCAAGAAGATACTAAGCTTGTAGATCTTGAGTACGCTCGAGACCTAATTGCGGAGGTTGATCCGTTAATCCAAACAATTTTACAGCCTGTAACAGCAACACGTGGAATAGTAACTCCAAAACCCTATCAACTTCTAAGCTGGCAAAGTTTTTTTCTTCAAAAACTAAGAAATGTGAGGGTTATTCCTCAAACGCATGTTTTCATGGGACAACTATAG
- a CDS encoding alpha/beta-type small acid-soluble spore protein has product MSRRNNKSSGILPEAVLDQFKWEVAEELGLSNKIKSQGWENMTSRECGHVGGRIGGSMVKTMIRRAKESLNNNP; this is encoded by the coding sequence ATGAGTCGTAGAAATAATAAAAGCAGCGGAATTTTACCGGAAGCAGTCTTAGATCAATTTAAATGGGAAGTTGCCGAAGAATTAGGTTTAAGCAATAAAATAAAAAGTCAAGGATGGGAAAATATGACTTCACGAGAGTGTGGACATGTAGGTGGCAGAATTGGCGGAAGCATGGTCAAAACTATGATTCGGAGAGCTAAAGAATCTCTCAATAATAATCCTTAA
- a CDS encoding YkuS family protein, whose protein sequence is MYSTIAVEEGLGNVIQALHNAGFKTTPLEGQPFKNVRAAVVKGDGTDILASEWSEKMPVINASGRSADEIVDLLRDRLS, encoded by the coding sequence ATGTATTCAACGATTGCTGTTGAAGAGGGTCTTGGAAATGTTATTCAGGCTCTTCATAATGCTGGTTTTAAAACAACTCCTTTAGAAGGCCAGCCCTTTAAGAATGTTAGGGCTGCTGTGGTTAAGGGAGATGGAACGGATATTTTGGCCAGTGAATGGTCTGAAAAAATGCCTGTGATTAATGCTTCAGGCAGAAGCGCCGATGAAATTGTCGATCTTCTTCGAGATCGTCTCTCATAG
- a CDS encoding YpmA family protein — MNDNINPSDRQGKIELIASQRLGVNGELYKVVDFLNKNLKGYRLMFGLTKKEDKMVISVYEVE; from the coding sequence GTGAATGACAATATAAACCCGTCTGACCGTCAAGGCAAAATTGAACTGATTGCCTCACAACGCTTGGGGGTCAATGGGGAGCTCTATAAAGTAGTAGATTTTCTTAATAAAAACCTTAAAGGATATCGTTTAATGTTTGGCTTAACAAAGAAAGAAGATAAAATGGTTATTTCTGTTTATGAAGTTGAGTGA
- a CDS encoding M28 family metallopeptidase: protein MKKSRFIIIILILALGLSAFSWSASSKTDSISVLKDSIPGFSADNAYEHTKHLVQKIGPRPAGSKSELKAAQYIDYVLRQNGWKVREQPFSKIVVREASVLQREQQVELISSQNIIAELPGKRPDTIIVGAHYDSATVNAPGAVDNGSGVGVLLELARVLSQESHEETYQLVFFGAEEYGLVGSQFYTSQSDLSAVRWMLNIDMVGSPLEIDVAGKKSTPPDLIKQVVALAGECDIPFHLSRDSIIMTRESSQGGTSDYSPFLDQNIPAVGLGIYGRPEGYFHRPEDRLDQVSLEEFQKVGDFSYRLLTTVGMDTIGPHEWDEFYLPFQLGKYVIIVPSYGIRIITILTFLLTVLMLIKIYKNHKRQENAWQKVLAIIGVTLVLSVIVVITSGIGEVLWGLVKEVKLLYIAYPLIFVIARLGIALAVFLLIAGYLHKLPIVRDPLLYWVIGVSLLLGISLILALTRIDLAFPFVFWLLCMNLQFLLPNIILVLIGPYFLISMHWELLNSHQWISFYQAIHNYILVFLVIYSVLLVPFFLSLFHIGIPKRSLFKKILFAVRKPSLGTIILLILALGMVPAYTKSYPQVVAVQEEWSGQSEGKVHVYSDDPLPAKVIQDLGGQESKSIYVPILNEKPPINMEAEMVETTKNSQRILDITLRLNYSREPYLTRIRLESDQPFEVLTDEFLPMSKLPRKLELKGIQHISGKYSIVLQRTPPQRNHIHLTIATQGVISCSVEAMFSDPSPRIQIQHELLSIDYQIWFKEKYDF from the coding sequence ATGAAAAAATCCAGATTTATAATAATTATCTTAATACTGGCGTTAGGATTATCTGCTTTTTCGTGGTCGGCTTCTTCAAAAACTGATTCCATTTCGGTTCTAAAGGATTCAATACCTGGGTTTTCAGCAGATAATGCGTATGAACATACAAAGCATCTAGTACAAAAAATTGGACCACGACCAGCAGGTAGCAAGTCAGAATTAAAAGCCGCTCAATATATTGATTATGTTCTAAGGCAAAATGGATGGAAGGTGCGCGAGCAGCCTTTCAGTAAAATCGTTGTACGAGAAGCTTCTGTGCTGCAAAGGGAACAACAAGTTGAACTGATTAGCAGTCAGAATATTATCGCTGAACTGCCAGGAAAACGGCCCGATACAATCATTGTCGGGGCACATTATGACTCGGCTACTGTAAATGCTCCCGGTGCAGTGGACAATGGTTCAGGTGTTGGCGTTTTATTGGAACTTGCCAGGGTGCTTAGTCAAGAGTCCCACGAAGAAACCTATCAACTTGTCTTCTTCGGAGCTGAAGAGTATGGTCTTGTTGGTTCACAGTTTTATACATCTCAATCAGACTTATCCGCGGTTCGTTGGATGCTTAACATAGATATGGTTGGAAGTCCTCTGGAAATTGATGTTGCCGGTAAAAAATCGACCCCACCGGATTTAATCAAGCAAGTAGTAGCCTTGGCAGGCGAATGCGATATTCCTTTTCATCTTAGTCGAGATTCGATAATCATGACTCGTGAGAGTTCCCAAGGGGGAACAAGTGATTACAGTCCGTTTTTAGATCAAAACATTCCTGCAGTTGGTCTAGGTATCTATGGTAGACCAGAAGGGTATTTTCATCGACCGGAAGATCGTCTTGATCAAGTATCCTTGGAGGAATTCCAGAAAGTCGGAGACTTCAGCTATCGGTTATTGACTACAGTGGGGATGGACACTATAGGGCCCCATGAATGGGATGAATTCTATCTGCCGTTTCAGTTAGGAAAATATGTTATTATTGTCCCCTCCTATGGAATACGAATTATTACAATCTTAACATTCTTGTTAACGGTATTAATGTTGATTAAAATTTATAAGAATCATAAAAGGCAAGAGAATGCTTGGCAAAAAGTATTGGCGATAATAGGAGTTACTCTAGTACTTAGTGTTATTGTGGTTATTACAAGCGGAATTGGTGAGGTGCTGTGGGGACTAGTTAAAGAGGTGAAACTTCTATATATTGCCTATCCTTTGATCTTTGTAATAGCTCGACTGGGTATTGCTCTGGCGGTTTTTCTGCTAATTGCTGGTTACTTACATAAACTGCCTATTGTTCGAGATCCCCTGCTATACTGGGTTATTGGGGTGAGCTTACTTTTAGGGATTAGTTTGATCCTAGCACTTACACGTATTGACTTAGCATTTCCTTTTGTATTTTGGTTATTGTGTATGAACCTTCAGTTTTTATTACCCAACATTATCTTAGTATTAATAGGCCCATATTTCCTTATTTCAATGCATTGGGAGCTTTTGAATTCCCACCAATGGATCAGCTTTTATCAAGCAATTCATAATTATATTTTGGTTTTTTTAGTAATTTACAGTGTTCTGCTGGTTCCTTTCTTTCTGTCCCTGTTCCACATTGGGATTCCCAAGCGAAGTCTTTTTAAAAAGATTTTATTCGCAGTCCGTAAGCCTTCTTTAGGTACCATTATTTTATTAATCTTAGCCCTTGGAATGGTTCCTGCTTACACAAAATCTTATCCACAGGTAGTTGCTGTTCAGGAGGAATGGTCAGGACAGAGCGAGGGAAAGGTACATGTATATTCAGATGATCCCTTACCTGCAAAAGTAATTCAAGATCTCGGTGGTCAGGAATCCAAAAGTATTTATGTGCCTATACTCAATGAAAAGCCGCCAATCAATATGGAGGCTGAAATGGTCGAAACAACTAAAAATAGCCAAAGAATTCTGGATATCACTTTGAGGTTAAACTATTCCCGGGAACCGTACTTAACTCGTATTAGACTGGAAAGCGATCAACCCTTTGAAGTACTAACAGATGAGTTCTTGCCAATGTCTAAGCTTCCGAGGAAACTGGAACTAAAAGGGATTCAACACATCAGTGGTAAGTACTCAATTGTTTTACAGAGAACGCCTCCACAGAGAAATCACATTCATTTGACCATCGCAACCCAGGGGGTAATAAGTTGCTCAGTAGAAGCAATGTTTTCCGACCCATCTCCGAGAATACAGATCCAACACGAATTATTATCAATAGATTACCAGATATGGTTCAAAGAAAAGTATGATTTTTAA
- the queD gene encoding 6-carboxytetrahydropterin synthase QueD: MFQVCVRAHFDAAHYIRDYDGDCSNLHGHRWDIEVCVSGEKLDHLGMLIDFKDIKQAIRSEVKLLDHCLLNDLTPFGASGVNPTAENLARYLYLEFKEALSLQEKRLAWVKVFESPDTWAIYEED, from the coding sequence ATGTTTCAGGTATGTGTTCGGGCTCACTTTGATGCAGCTCATTATATTCGAGATTATGACGGGGATTGTTCTAACTTACATGGTCATCGTTGGGATATTGAGGTTTGTGTATCAGGTGAAAAGTTAGACCATTTAGGGATGCTAATTGATTTCAAAGACATTAAACAAGCAATACGAAGTGAAGTAAAATTACTTGATCATTGTTTATTAAACGACTTAACTCCCTTTGGTGCTAGTGGAGTTAATCCAACTGCCGAGAACCTGGCTCGTTACTTGTATTTAGAATTCAAGGAGGCCTTGTCACTTCAGGAGAAGCGCTTAGCTTGGGTTAAAGTATTTGAGTCTCCCGATACCTGGGCCATTTATGAAGAAGATTAA